A stretch of Streptococcus sp. oral taxon 061 DNA encodes these proteins:
- a CDS encoding DUF6556 family protein, whose amino-acid sequence MSNYRRSSKPKTEHIKKGFTVFQKTIATIASILGLITASITIMNAFDKEKDKKDTNPQTTIIKEVQKEAPSESNTPAQNQTNNQETTQKEEVQTPSKKEDTKSDNNSQKNEQSDSSSNTPTTEAGVSANNGAS is encoded by the coding sequence ATGTCTAACTATCGTAGAAGTTCAAAGCCTAAGACCGAACACATCAAAAAAGGATTCACTGTTTTTCAAAAAACAATCGCGACGATTGCTAGTATTCTAGGTTTGATTACGGCTAGCATCACGATTATGAATGCCTTTGATAAGGAAAAAGATAAAAAAGATACAAATCCGCAAACAACTATTATCAAGGAAGTTCAAAAGGAAGCTCCCTCTGAATCCAATACCCCTGCACAAAATCAAACTAACAATCAAGAAACAACTCAAAAAGAAGAGGTTCAAACTCCTAGCAAGAAGGAGGATACAAAATCAGATAACAATTCTCAAAAAAATGAGCAATCTGATTCTTCTTCAAACACTCCAACTACTGAAGCAGGAGTTAGCGCTAATAACGGAGCATCTTAA
- a CDS encoding cysteine desulfurase family protein, with the protein MIYFDNSATTKPYPEALETYMQVSAKIIGNPSSLHRLGDQSTRILDASRQQIADLIGKNSEEIFFTSGGTEGDNWVIKGVAFEKAQFGKHIIVSDIEHPAVKESALWLKTQGFEVDFAPVDEKGFVDVAALANLLRPDTTLVSVMAVNNEIGSIQPIQAISELLADKPTVSFHVDAVQALAKIPTEKYLTDRVDFATFSSHKFHGVRGVGFVYIKSGKKITPLLTGGGQERDYRSTTENVAGIAATAKALRLAMENLDLFTSKTSQMKAVIRQALLEYPDIFVFSGEDDFAPHILTFGIKGVRGEVIVHAFEDYDIFISTTSACSSKAGKPAGTLIAMGVEKDKAQSAVRLSLDLENDMSQVEQFLTKLKLIYNQTRKVR; encoded by the coding sequence ATGATTTACTTTGATAATTCGGCTACGACCAAGCCCTATCCAGAAGCACTTGAAACCTATATGCAGGTGTCTGCAAAAATTATTGGAAATCCTTCTAGTCTTCATCGTTTAGGAGACCAGTCTACCAGAATTTTAGATGCATCTCGTCAGCAGATTGCAGATTTGATTGGCAAAAATAGTGAAGAAATCTTCTTTACATCTGGTGGTACTGAAGGGGATAACTGGGTTATCAAAGGAGTTGCATTTGAAAAAGCGCAATTTGGTAAACACATCATCGTGTCAGACATTGAGCACCCTGCAGTCAAGGAGTCAGCTCTCTGGCTTAAAACTCAAGGGTTTGAAGTGGATTTTGCACCTGTAGATGAAAAGGGATTTGTAGATGTAGCCGCTTTGGCAAATCTACTTCGTCCTGATACGACCTTGGTTTCCGTCATGGCAGTTAACAATGAAATAGGCTCTATCCAGCCTATTCAAGCTATCTCAGAACTATTAGCGGATAAGCCAACTGTCTCTTTCCACGTTGATGCGGTTCAGGCCTTGGCTAAGATTCCGACAGAAAAGTATTTGACAGACCGAGTGGATTTTGCGACCTTCTCTAGTCATAAATTCCACGGCGTTCGTGGTGTTGGCTTTGTCTATATCAAGTCTGGCAAGAAAATCACCCCCCTATTAACTGGTGGTGGCCAAGAGCGTGACTATCGTTCAACTACTGAGAATGTAGCAGGTATTGCAGCGACAGCCAAGGCCCTACGTTTGGCTATGGAAAATTTGGATTTGTTTACGAGCAAAACGAGTCAGATGAAGGCAGTCATCCGTCAAGCTCTACTCGAATATCCAGATATTTTTGTTTTCTCAGGTGAGGATGACTTTGCTCCTCATATTCTGACCTTTGGGATTAAGGGTGTCCGTGGTGAAGTCATTGTTCATGCATTTGAAGACTATGATATTTTCATTTCCACAACCTCTGCTTGCTCGTCCAAGGCAGGAAAACCTGCTGGTACCTTGATTGCTATGGGGGTTGAAAAAGATAAGGCCCAGTCAGCAGTCCGCCTCAGCCTAGACCTAGAAAATGACATGAGTCAAGTGGAGCAATTTTTGACTAAACTAAAATTAATTTACAATCAAACTAGAAAAGTAAGATAG
- the thiI gene encoding tRNA uracil 4-sulfurtransferase ThiI, whose amino-acid sequence MQYSEIMIRYGELSTKGKNRMRFINKLRNNISDVLSIYPQVKVTADRDRAHAYLNGADYATVAESLKQVFGIQNFSPVYKVEKSVEVLKSAVQEIMQDIYKEGMTFKISSKRSDHNFELDSRELNQVLGGAVFDAIPNVQAQMKNPDINLQVEIREEAAYLSYETIRGAGGLPVGTSGKGMLMLSGGIDSPVAGYLALKRGVDIEAVHFASPPYTSPGALKKAQDLTRKLTKFGGNIQFIEVPFTEIQEEIKAKAPEAYLMTLTRRFMMRITDRIREVRNGLVIINGESLGQVASQTLESMQAINAVTNTPIIRPVVTMDKLEIIDIAQEIDTFEISIQPFEDCCTIFAPDRPKTNPKIKNAEQYETRMDVEGLVERAVAGIMITEITPQAEKDAVDELIDDLL is encoded by the coding sequence ATGCAGTATTCAGAAATTATGATTCGCTACGGGGAACTGTCAACCAAAGGTAAAAACCGTATGCGTTTCATCAATAAACTACGTAATAATATCTCAGATGTTTTATCTATCTATCCTCAAGTCAAGGTAACTGCTGATCGCGACCGTGCCCATGCTTATCTTAATGGAGCCGACTATGCAACAGTAGCTGAGTCTCTCAAACAGGTTTTCGGGATTCAAAACTTTTCTCCAGTATATAAGGTTGAAAAGTCTGTCGAGGTTCTTAAATCTGCTGTCCAAGAGATTATGCAGGACATCTATAAGGAAGGCATGACCTTTAAGATCTCTAGCAAACGTAGTGATCACAACTTTGAACTGGATAGTCGTGAACTCAACCAAGTTCTTGGTGGTGCTGTTTTTGATGCCATTCCAAATGTACAAGCTCAGATGAAAAATCCTGACATTAACCTTCAAGTGGAAATTCGTGAGGAAGCAGCTTATCTTTCTTATGAGACCATTCGAGGAGCAGGTGGCTTGCCAGTTGGAACTTCTGGTAAAGGAATGCTCATGTTGTCAGGTGGGATTGACTCACCTGTTGCTGGATATCTAGCTCTAAAACGTGGAGTAGATATCGAGGCTGTTCACTTTGCGAGCCCACCGTACACCAGTCCAGGCGCCCTCAAGAAAGCGCAGGATTTGACCCGTAAATTGACTAAGTTCGGTGGAAATATCCAGTTTATCGAAGTGCCTTTCACTGAAATCCAAGAAGAGATTAAAGCTAAGGCCCCAGAAGCTTACCTCATGACTCTGACTCGCCGCTTTATGATGCGGATTACCGATCGTATCCGTGAAGTGCGAAATGGTTTGGTCATCATCAATGGTGAAAGTCTTGGTCAGGTAGCTAGCCAAACCCTCGAAAGCATGCAGGCTATCAATGCTGTGACCAATACACCAATTATCCGTCCAGTTGTGACCATGGATAAGTTGGAAATCATAGATATTGCTCAGGAAATTGATACCTTTGAAATTTCTATCCAACCTTTTGAAGACTGCTGTACGATTTTTGCGCCTGATCGTCCCAAAACAAATCCTAAAATTAAGAATGCTGAACAGTATGAAACACGTATGGATGTTGAAGGATTGGTTGAGCGAGCAGTGGCAGGAATTATGATTACTGAAATTACCCCTCAAGCTGAGAAAGATGCGGTTGATGAGTTAATTGATGACCTCCTTTAA
- a CDS encoding alpha/beta hydrolase — translation MNQSYFYLKMREHKLKVPYTGKERRVRVLLPKNYEKDTDRTYPVVYFHDGQNVFYSKESYVGHSWKIIPTIKRNPDISRMIVVAIDNDGLGRMNEYAAWKFQESNIPGQQFGGKGVEYAEFVMEVVKPFIDENYRTKSDRKHTAMVGSSLGGNITQFIGLEYQDQIGCLGVFSSANWLHQEAFDRYMERKKLLPDQRVFIYVGTEEADDTDKTLMAGNIKQAYIDSSLRYYHDLIAGGVELENLSLKVQAGAIHHEIPWAENLPACLRFFAENW, via the coding sequence ATGAATCAATCCTACTTTTACCTGAAAATGCGAGAGCATAAACTCAAGGTTCCATACACAGGCAAGGAGCGCCGTGTACGTGTTCTCCTCCCGAAAAACTACGAGAAAGACACGGATCGAACTTATCCGGTTGTCTATTTCCATGATGGTCAAAATGTCTTTTACAGTAAAGAATCCTATGTCGGTCATTCATGGAAGATCATTCCTACCATTAAACGTAATCCAGATATCAGCCGTATGATTGTAGTAGCTATTGACAATGATGGCCTAGGCCGTATGAACGAGTATGCGGCATGGAAATTCCAAGAGTCTAATATTCCCGGTCAACAGTTTGGTGGTAAGGGAGTCGAGTACGCTGAGTTTGTCATGGAAGTGGTCAAACCCTTTATCGATGAAAACTATCGTACAAAGTCTGATCGCAAGCACACTGCTATGGTTGGATCTTCTCTAGGTGGCAATATTACACAGTTTATTGGCTTGGAGTATCAAGACCAGATTGGCTGCTTGGGAGTGTTCTCATCAGCCAACTGGCTTCACCAAGAGGCCTTTGATCGCTATATGGAGCGAAAAAAACTATTACCTGATCAACGAGTCTTTATCTATGTCGGGACGGAAGAAGCAGATGACACGGATAAGACCCTTATGGCTGGTAATATTAAGCAGGCCTATATTGACTCTTCTCTTCGCTATTATCATGATTTGATAGCAGGAGGAGTTGAGTTGGAAAATCTCTCACTCAAGGTTCAAGCCGGGGCTATCCACCATGAAATTCCATGGGCAGAAAATCTTCCAGCTTGCTTACGCTTTTTTGCAGAAAATTGGTAA
- a CDS encoding esterase family protein: MHIEHLSHWSGHLNREMYVNRYGHGGIPVVVFASSGGSHNEYYDFGMINACASFIEEGRVQFFTLSSVDSESWLATWKNSHDQAEMHRAYERYVIEEAIPFIKHKTGWFDGMMTTGCSMGAYHALNFFLQHPDVFTKVIALSGVYDARFFVGDYYNDDAIYQNSPVDYIWNQNDGWFIDRYRQAEIIVCTGLGAWEQDGLPSYYKLKEAFDQKQIPAWFAEWGHDVAHDWEWWRKQMPYFLGHMSL; the protein is encoded by the coding sequence ATGCATATTGAACATCTTAGCCACTGGAGTGGTCATCTTAACCGTGAAATGTATGTCAATCGATACGGACATGGAGGCATCCCAGTTGTTGTCTTTGCTTCTTCAGGTGGTAGCCACAATGAATACTATGATTTTGGCATGATTAATGCTTGTGCATCCTTTATTGAAGAAGGTCGCGTGCAGTTCTTTACACTTTCAAGTGTAGATAGTGAGAGCTGGCTTGCGACTTGGAAAAATAGTCATGATCAAGCTGAGATGCACCGTGCCTATGAACGATATGTGATTGAAGAAGCTATTCCTTTTATCAAGCACAAGACAGGCTGGTTTGACGGTATGATGACAACAGGTTGCTCTATGGGAGCTTATCATGCACTTAACTTTTTCCTGCAGCATCCAGATGTCTTTACCAAGGTTATCGCCCTCAGTGGTGTCTATGATGCTCGTTTCTTTGTTGGAGATTACTACAACGATGATGCTATCTATCAAAATTCACCAGTAGACTATATCTGGAATCAAAATGATGGTTGGTTTATCGATCGTTACCGTCAGGCTGAGATTATTGTTTGTACTGGTCTAGGTGCTTGGGAACAGGATGGCCTGCCTTCTTACTACAAGTTAAAAGAAGCTTTTGACCAAAAACAAATTCCTGCCTGGTTTGCAGAATGGGGGCACGATGTTGCCCATGACTGGGAATGGTGGCGCAAACAAATGCCTTATTTCCTCGGTCATATGAGTCTATAA
- a CDS encoding acetyl-CoA carboxylase biotin carboxylase subunit family protein, translating into MNYLVISPYYPQNFQQFSIELANKGITVLGIGQEPYEQLDEPLRNSLTEYFRVDNLENIDEVKRAVAFLFYKHGPIDRIESHNEYWLELDAALREQFNVFGAKPEDLKKTKFKSEMKKLFQKAGVPVVPGAVIETEADVDKAVKEIGLPMIAKPDNGVGAAATFKLETADDVNHFKAEWDHSTVYFFEKFVTSSEICTFDGLVDRDGNIVFSTTFDYAHTPLDLMIYKMDNSYYVLKDMDPKLRNYGEAIVKEFGMKERFFHIEFFREGDDYIAIEYNNRPAGGFTIDVYNYAHSFDLCKGYAAIVAGEPFPASQFEPLYCLATSRRANANYVYSEEDLLAKYGNQFKVKKIMPAAFAELQGDYLYMLTTPSREEMEQMIKDFGQRQ; encoded by the coding sequence ATGAATTATCTTGTAATTTCACCCTATTACCCACAAAATTTTCAGCAATTTAGTATTGAGCTAGCCAATAAAGGAATCACAGTTCTAGGGATTGGGCAAGAACCCTACGAACAACTAGATGAACCATTACGCAATAGCTTGACGGAGTACTTCCGAGTTGATAATCTTGAAAATATCGATGAGGTTAAACGAGCAGTTGCCTTTCTTTTCTATAAGCATGGTCCAATTGACCGCATTGAATCACACAATGAATACTGGCTAGAGTTGGATGCTGCCCTTCGTGAACAGTTCAATGTTTTTGGTGCCAAACCAGAAGATCTCAAGAAGACCAAGTTCAAGTCTGAGATGAAAAAACTCTTCCAAAAAGCTGGGGTACCAGTTGTTCCAGGTGCTGTCATTGAAACAGAAGCAGATGTTGATAAAGCTGTGAAAGAAATCGGACTTCCAATGATTGCCAAACCTGACAATGGAGTGGGAGCAGCTGCAACATTCAAGCTTGAAACAGCAGATGATGTCAATCACTTTAAGGCTGAATGGGACCACTCCACCGTTTATTTCTTTGAAAAATTTGTCACCTCTAGTGAGATCTGTACCTTCGATGGTTTGGTAGATAGAGATGGAAATATTGTTTTTTCTACGACCTTTGACTATGCGCATACACCTCTCGATCTCATGATCTATAAGATGGACAATTCCTACTATGTTCTCAAAGATATGGATCCAAAATTGCGTAATTATGGTGAGGCAATTGTCAAGGAATTTGGTATGAAGGAACGTTTCTTCCATATTGAGTTCTTCCGTGAGGGTGATGACTATATCGCTATTGAATACAATAACCGTCCAGCGGGTGGCTTCACAATTGATGTCTATAACTATGCCCATTCTTTTGACTTGTGTAAGGGCTATGCAGCGATCGTAGCAGGTGAACCATTCCCAGCTTCTCAATTCGAGCCCCTATACTGTTTGGCGACATCACGCCGTGCCAATGCAAATTATGTTTATTCAGAAGAAGATTTGCTGGCTAAATATGGAAACCAGTTCAAGGTCAAGAAAATTATGCCAGCAGCCTTTGCTGAATTGCAAGGAGACTATCTCTATATGCTTACGACACCAAGTCGTGAGGAAATGGAGCAGATGATTAAGGACTTTGGTCAGCGTCAGTAA
- the gla gene encoding aquaglyceroporin Gla, producing the protein MDFTWAVKYATEFLGTAILIILGNGAVANVELKGTKGHQSGWLVIAVGYGMGVMIPALMFGNVSGNHINPAFTLGLAVSGLFPWSQVAQYIIAQVLGAIFGQALVVATHRPYYLKTENPNNILGTFSTISSIDHGTKESRYAATVNGFINEFVGSFVLFFAALGMTKNFFGAELVTKAQALINEQVAQATAQGQTIPQEQVATYLEQAKTQVAPFLSPGLGIAHLALGFLVMALVTSLGGPSGPGLNPARDFGPRLLHAVLPKSILGEHKGDSKWWYAWVPVVAPIAAGIAAVALFKLLYM; encoded by the coding sequence ATGGATTTCACATGGGCAGTCAAATATGCCACTGAATTTTTGGGAACAGCCATCTTGATTATCTTAGGTAATGGTGCAGTTGCCAACGTTGAACTTAAAGGTACGAAAGGTCACCAAAGTGGCTGGCTCGTTATCGCTGTTGGTTACGGTATGGGGGTTATGATCCCAGCTTTGATGTTTGGTAACGTTTCTGGTAACCACATCAACCCAGCCTTCACCCTTGGACTTGCAGTTAGCGGTCTCTTCCCTTGGTCACAAGTAGCCCAATACATCATCGCTCAAGTATTAGGAGCAATCTTTGGTCAAGCCTTGGTCGTTGCGACTCACCGTCCATACTACTTGAAGACAGAAAACCCAAACAACATCTTGGGTACTTTCTCAACAATTTCTAGTATCGACCACGGAACAAAAGAATCACGTTATGCAGCAACAGTTAACGGTTTTATCAACGAGTTCGTTGGTTCATTCGTTCTCTTCTTTGCAGCACTTGGTATGACAAAGAACTTCTTTGGTGCTGAGTTAGTTACAAAAGCTCAAGCATTGATTAATGAACAAGTGGCACAAGCGACTGCTCAAGGTCAAACAATTCCTCAAGAACAAGTGGCTACATATCTTGAACAAGCAAAAACTCAAGTGGCTCCATTCTTGTCACCGGGTCTTGGTATCGCGCACTTGGCACTTGGTTTCCTAGTAATGGCTTTGGTTACTTCACTTGGAGGACCTTCAGGACCTGGTTTGAACCCAGCTCGTGACTTTGGACCACGTCTTCTTCACGCAGTACTTCCTAAATCAATCCTTGGTGAACACAAGGGTGATTCAAAATGGTGGTATGCTTGGGTACCAGTAGTTGCACCGATTGCTGCTGGTATTGCAGCAGTAGCACTCTTCAAATTACTTTACATGTAA
- a CDS encoding YutD family protein, whose product MRKEIAPELYNYNKFPGPEFHLSGEKVEAEGFSFNLVENSKDAFDATAFTQRFSEVLNKYDYIVGDCSNEQLRLRGFYKNERAEESLEKISRLQDYLLEYCSYGCAYFVLENEIPKRAPFDQKMRKREEEKDNRKGKKSSQNRKRNHTDKRNRRRRKEQKSQNEEKGQRHFVIRQKD is encoded by the coding sequence ATGCGTAAAGAAATTGCACCTGAATTATACAATTACAATAAATTCCCTGGTCCTGAATTTCATCTATCTGGAGAAAAAGTTGAGGCTGAAGGTTTTTCCTTTAATTTGGTTGAAAATAGTAAGGACGCTTTTGATGCAACAGCTTTTACTCAACGCTTTTCGGAAGTTCTAAACAAGTATGATTATATTGTAGGAGACTGTAGCAATGAGCAGTTGCGCTTGCGAGGATTCTACAAGAATGAGCGAGCTGAAGAATCTTTGGAGAAAATCAGTCGTTTACAAGATTACCTACTTGAGTATTGTAGCTATGGATGTGCCTACTTTGTCTTAGAAAATGAGATTCCTAAACGAGCACCATTTGACCAAAAAATGCGCAAGAGAGAAGAAGAGAAAGACAACCGTAAAGGGAAGAAGTCTTCTCAAAATAGGAAAAGAAATCATACGGACAAGAGAAATAGACGTCGTCGTAAAGAACAGAAATCCCAGAATGAAGAAAAGGGACAACGTCATTTCGTTATCCGTCAGAAAGATTAG
- the rlmN gene encoding 23S rRNA (adenine(2503)-C(2))-methyltransferase RlmN, whose protein sequence is MKPSIYSLTRQGMQEWVLEQGEKKFRADQIWEWLYRKRVQTFEEMTNLSKDLIAKLNDQFVVNPLKQRIVQESADGTVKYLFELPDGMLIETVLMRQHYGLSVCVTTQVGCNIGCTFCASGLIKKQRDLNNGEIVAQIMLVQKYFDERGQDERVSHIVVMGIGEPFDNYNNVLNFIRTINDDKGMAIGARHITVSTSGLAHKIREFANEGVQVNLAVSLHAPNNELRSSIMKINRAFPIEKLFAAIEYYIETTNRRVTFEYIMLNEVNDGVEQALELAELLKNIKKLSYVNLIPYNPVSEHDQYSRSPKERVMAFYDTLKKKGINCVVRQEHGTDIDAACGQLRSNTMKRDRQKAVAEVNP, encoded by the coding sequence ATGAAACCGTCGATTTATAGTTTAACACGCCAAGGTATGCAAGAATGGGTCTTGGAACAGGGCGAAAAGAAATTCCGTGCCGACCAAATTTGGGAATGGCTTTACCGTAAACGTGTTCAGACATTTGAAGAAATGACCAACTTATCAAAGGATTTAATTGCCAAGCTCAATGATCAATTTGTAGTCAATCCTTTGAAACAACGCATCGTTCAAGAGTCAGCTGACGGGACAGTTAAATATCTCTTTGAATTGCCAGATGGGATGCTGATTGAGACAGTTCTAATGCGTCAACATTATGGTTTGTCAGTCTGTGTAACAACTCAAGTAGGATGCAATATCGGTTGTACCTTCTGTGCATCAGGTTTGATCAAGAAGCAACGTGACCTCAATAACGGGGAAATCGTTGCCCAGATTATGTTGGTTCAAAAATATTTTGACGAACGTGGACAAGATGAACGTGTTAGCCATATCGTTGTTATGGGGATTGGAGAACCATTTGACAACTACAATAACGTTTTGAACTTTATCCGTACCATCAATGACGATAAGGGGATGGCTATCGGTGCTCGCCATATTACTGTATCAACTTCAGGTTTGGCTCACAAAATCCGTGAGTTTGCTAATGAAGGTGTGCAGGTCAACCTTGCTGTTTCTCTTCATGCACCAAACAATGAACTTCGTTCAAGTATTATGAAGATTAACCGTGCCTTTCCAATCGAAAAACTCTTTGCTGCTATCGAGTATTATATTGAAACAACTAACCGTCGCGTAACTTTTGAATATATCATGCTAAATGAAGTGAATGATGGAGTTGAACAAGCACTTGAGTTGGCTGAATTGCTGAAAAATATCAAGAAATTGTCTTATGTCAACTTGATTCCTTACAACCCAGTTAGTGAGCATGATCAATATAGTCGTAGTCCCAAAGAGCGCGTGATGGCTTTCTATGATACCCTTAAGAAAAAAGGCATCAACTGTGTTGTTCGTCAGGAACACGGTACTGATATCGATGCAGCATGTGGACAATTGCGTTCAAATACCATGAAACGTGATCGCCAAAAAGCAGTAGCTGAAGTAAATCCATAA
- a CDS encoding VanZ family protein has translation MKRKKLLSLGVVLYSLCIVCFCFTPQPQLPTGVETPGIQTFGRLVFLLTPFNSLWNLGEVTSFLQLFWIFLQNALNILLLFPLIFQLLYLIPALRKTKKVILFSFLLSLSIECTQLVLDFFFDFNRVFEIDDLWTNTLGGYLAWVLYKLLHRNKIRNKNEYLRS, from the coding sequence ATGAAACGAAAAAAATTATTAAGCTTGGGAGTCGTACTATACAGTCTTTGTATCGTCTGTTTTTGCTTTACTCCCCAGCCTCAACTTCCTACAGGAGTGGAAACTCCAGGTATTCAAACTTTTGGACGCCTGGTTTTTCTTTTGACCCCTTTTAACTCCCTTTGGAATCTGGGAGAAGTAACCAGCTTTTTACAGCTGTTTTGGATATTTTTACAAAATGCCTTAAATATCCTCTTGCTTTTCCCATTAATTTTCCAGCTTCTCTATCTTATACCTGCTCTAAGAAAAACGAAGAAAGTAATTTTGTTTAGCTTTTTATTGAGCTTGAGCATCGAGTGTACACAACTAGTTTTAGACTTTTTCTTTGATTTTAACCGGGTATTTGAGATTGATGATTTATGGACCAATACTTTGGGTGGCTACCTGGCTTGGGTCCTTTATAAACTACTACATAGAAACAAGATAAGGAATAAGAATGAGTATCTTAGAAGTTAA
- a CDS encoding ABC-F family ATP-binding cassette domain-containing protein, with amino-acid sequence MSILEVKNLSHGFGDRAIFEDVSFRLLKGEHIGLVGANGEGKSTFMSIVTGKMLPDEGKVEWSKYVTAGYLDQHAVLKEGQTVRDVLRTAFDELFKAEARINDLYMEMAEEGADIEALMEEVGELQDRLESRDFYTLDAKIDEVARALGVMDYGMDTDVTALSGGQRTKVLLAKLLLEKPDILLLDEPTNYLDAEHIDWLKRYLQNYENAFVLISHDIPFLNDVINIVYHVENQQLTRYSGDYYQFQEVYAMKKSQLEAAYERQQKEIADLKDFVARNKARVATRNMAMSRQKKLDKMDIIELQSEKPKPSFEFKTARTPGRFIFQAKDLQIGYDRPLTKPLNLTFERNQKVAIIGANGIGKTTLLKSLLGIIPPIAGEVERGDYLELGYFEQEVEGGNRQTPLEAVWNAFPALNQAEVRAALARCGLTTKHIESQIQVLSGGEQAKVRFCLLMNRENNVLVLDEPTNHLDVDAKDELKRALKEYKGSILMVCHEPDFYEGWMDQIWDFNELT; translated from the coding sequence ATGAGTATCTTAGAAGTTAAGAATTTGAGTCACGGTTTTGGAGACCGTGCGATTTTTGAAGACGTGTCTTTCCGTCTCCTCAAGGGTGAACACATCGGCTTAGTCGGTGCCAATGGTGAGGGGAAATCAACCTTTATGAGCATCGTGACTGGTAAAATGCTACCTGATGAAGGTAAGGTGGAATGGTCTAAATACGTGACAGCAGGTTACCTGGACCAGCATGCTGTGCTCAAAGAAGGTCAAACCGTACGTGATGTTCTTCGTACTGCCTTTGACGAATTATTCAAAGCCGAAGCTCGCATCAATGACCTTTACATGGAAATGGCAGAAGAAGGTGCAGATATCGAAGCTCTGATGGAAGAAGTTGGCGAACTTCAGGACCGTTTGGAAAGCCGTGACTTTTACACCTTGGATGCTAAGATTGACGAAGTCGCGCGTGCTCTTGGTGTCATGGATTATGGTATGGATACGGACGTAACCGCCTTGTCAGGTGGACAAAGAACCAAGGTTCTCTTAGCCAAACTCCTTCTTGAAAAGCCAGATATCTTGCTGCTTGACGAGCCTACTAACTATCTCGATGCCGAACATATTGACTGGCTCAAGCGCTATCTCCAAAACTATGAGAATGCCTTTGTTCTTATTTCGCATGATATTCCTTTCCTAAATGATGTGATCAATATCGTCTATCATGTAGAAAATCAACAGTTGACACGCTATTCAGGCGATTACTACCAGTTCCAAGAAGTCTATGCCATGAAGAAATCGCAACTGGAAGCAGCCTATGAGCGTCAACAGAAAGAAATTGCGGATCTCAAGGACTTTGTGGCTCGAAACAAAGCACGTGTTGCAACTCGTAACATGGCCATGTCTCGTCAGAAAAAATTGGACAAGATGGATATCATCGAACTTCAAAGTGAGAAACCAAAGCCATCCTTTGAATTCAAAACGGCTCGTACACCTGGACGCTTTATCTTCCAAGCCAAGGACTTGCAGATTGGGTATGACCGTCCCCTTACTAAACCATTAAATCTTACCTTTGAGCGCAATCAAAAGGTTGCCATCATTGGTGCTAACGGTATCGGGAAAACAACCCTCTTGAAGTCTCTTTTGGGGATTATTCCTCCAATTGCTGGGGAGGTTGAACGTGGGGACTATCTAGAACTCGGCTACTTTGAGCAAGAAGTGGAAGGTGGAAATCGCCAGACACCACTGGAAGCAGTTTGGAATGCCTTTCCGGCGCTCAATCAAGCAGAAGTCCGTGCAGCTCTTGCCCGCTGTGGTTTGACGACTAAACACATTGAAAGTCAGATTCAAGTCTTGTCAGGTGGAGAGCAAGCCAAGGTGCGTTTCTGTCTCTTGATGAACCGTGAGAACAATGTCCTTGTTCTTGACGAGCCAACCAACCACTTGGATGTGGATGCCAAGGACGAGCTCAAACGTGCTTTGAAAGAATACAAGGGTTCTATCCTCATGGTTTGTCACGAACCTGATTTTTATGAAGGCTGGATGGATCAAATCTGGGATTTCAATGAACTAACATAA
- a CDS encoding zinc-ribbon domain-containing protein, whose amino-acid sequence MILFWGSKGYQKVLGHTQTTIECGHCNNVDTWEITEYGRKFTLYWIPLFPYGKTYFVSCPICHYGKEIQKSEIEQYLNY is encoded by the coding sequence ATGATTCTATTTTGGGGGTCAAAAGGTTACCAAAAAGTGTTGGGACATACACAGACTACTATCGAATGTGGCCATTGTAACAATGTTGATACTTGGGAAATTACGGAATATGGACGTAAGTTTACACTTTATTGGATTCCACTCTTTCCTTATGGTAAAACTTATTTCGTTTCTTGTCCGATTTGTCACTACGGTAAAGAAATCCAAAAATCCGAAATTGAACAATATCTAAACTATTAA